A genomic stretch from Chryseobacterium sp. SNU WT5 includes:
- the acs gene encoding acetate--CoA ligase produces MKNYVIDDLPDYFKQYKKSIKNPKKFWDKVADENFVWYQRWSKVVSYDMENAKIEWFKNAKLNITKNCIDRHLNERGDKTAIIFEPNDPKEEAQHISYRELRDRVCKMANVLRDLGVEKGDRVCIYLPMIPELAVTMLACARLGAIHSVIFAGFSANAVESRVNDCGAKVIICSDGSFRGAKSIDLKGIIDEAVDKCPTVEKVLVVKRTGGEVKMKKGRDIWLAPLYDKAPSDFISVIMDAEDPLFILYTSGSTGKPKGMLHTTAGFMVFTAYTFKNVFNYKENDIYWCTADIGWITGHSYILYGPLANGATTVIFEGVPTYPEPDRFWKVIEKHKVTQFYTAPTAIRALAKESYEWVEKHDLSSLRVIGSVGEPINDEAWHWYNDHVGKKKCPIVDTWWQTETGGIMISPLPFITPTKPTYATLPLPGIQPVLMDDKRNEITGNQVDGNLCIRFPWPGIARTIWGDHQRYKETYFTAFPGKYFTGDGALRDEVGYYRITGRVDDVIIVSGHNLGTAPIEDSVNQHPAVAESAIVGYPHDVKGSALYGFVMLKDSGEERDKDNLRKEINGVISDTIGPIAKLDKIQFVSALPKTRSGKIMRRILRKIAEGDFANFGDTSTLLNPEIVEEIKNEKI; encoded by the coding sequence ATGAAAAATTATGTGATAGACGATTTGCCGGACTATTTTAAACAGTACAAAAAATCGATTAAAAACCCGAAAAAATTCTGGGATAAGGTTGCTGATGAAAATTTTGTGTGGTACCAACGCTGGTCGAAAGTGGTTTCTTACGATATGGAAAATGCGAAAATTGAGTGGTTTAAAAATGCAAAACTGAACATCACCAAAAACTGTATTGATCGGCATTTGAATGAACGTGGCGATAAAACGGCGATTATTTTTGAACCGAATGATCCGAAAGAAGAGGCGCAACATATTTCGTACAGAGAGTTGCGCGATCGCGTTTGCAAAATGGCCAATGTGCTGCGTGATTTAGGCGTGGAGAAAGGCGATCGGGTTTGTATTTATCTGCCGATGATTCCGGAACTGGCGGTTACGATGTTGGCTTGTGCGAGATTGGGTGCGATTCACTCCGTAATTTTTGCGGGATTTTCTGCCAATGCTGTAGAATCCAGAGTGAATGATTGTGGTGCGAAAGTGATCATTTGTTCCGATGGAAGTTTCCGTGGTGCAAAATCCATTGATTTGAAAGGAATCATCGATGAAGCCGTAGATAAATGTCCGACTGTTGAAAAAGTTTTGGTGGTGAAAAGAACTGGCGGCGAAGTGAAAATGAAAAAAGGACGGGATATTTGGCTGGCTCCACTTTATGACAAAGCCCCTTCTGATTTTATTTCAGTGATCATGGATGCGGAGGATCCTTTGTTTATTTTATATACTTCCGGCTCGACGGGAAAACCGAAAGGAATGTTGCATACGACGGCAGGATTTATGGTTTTCACTGCTTATACTTTTAAAAATGTTTTCAACTATAAAGAGAATGATATTTACTGGTGTACGGCGGATATCGGCTGGATCACGGGACATTCCTACATTTTGTACGGACCGTTGGCAAATGGTGCGACGACCGTTATTTTTGAAGGAGTTCCGACTTATCCTGAACCCGATCGTTTCTGGAAAGTTATTGAAAAACATAAAGTAACTCAATTTTATACGGCTCCGACCGCAATTCGTGCCTTGGCAAAAGAATCTTACGAATGGGTGGAAAAACATGATCTGTCTAGTTTAAGAGTGATTGGATCCGTTGGTGAACCGATCAATGATGAAGCGTGGCATTGGTATAACGATCATGTTGGCAAGAAAAAATGTCCAATTGTTGATACTTGGTGGCAAACTGAAACGGGTGGAATTATGATTTCGCCTTTGCCTTTTATCACGCCAACAAAACCGACTTACGCGACGTTGCCTTTGCCGGGAATTCAGCCCGTTTTAATGGATGATAAACGTAACGAAATTACCGGAAATCAGGTTGATGGAAATCTCTGTATTCGTTTTCCGTGGCCCGGAATTGCGCGTACGATTTGGGGAGATCATCAAAGATATAAAGAAACTTATTTCACGGCTTTCCCTGGAAAATATTTTACGGGAGATGGCGCTTTGAGAGATGAAGTTGGTTACTACAGAATCACCGGACGTGTTGATGACGTGATCATTGTTTCCGGTCATAATTTGGGAACTGCACCCATTGAGGATAGTGTTAATCAACATCCAGCTGTGGCAGAATCTGCGATCGTTGGATATCCGCACGATGTGAAGGGAAGTGCGCTGTATGGTTTCGTAATGCTGAAAGACAGCGGTGAGGAACGTGATAAAGATAATTTGAGAAAAGAAATAAACGGAGTGATTTCAGATACGATAGGACCGATCGCAAAACTGGATAAAATTCAGTTTGTTTCTGCCTTGCCGAAAACACGTTCCGGCAAAATCATGCGTCGTATTTTGAGAAAAATTGCGGAAGGTGATTTTGCTAATTTCGGAGATACTTCTACACTTTTGAATCCAGAGATTGTGGAGGAGATTAAGAATGAGAAGATTTGA
- a CDS encoding aspartate carbamoyltransferase catalytic subunit: MLRTADLSVEKINKLLQEADEFSKGKVLKAKTEIYVSNLFFEDSTRTKTSFDVAERKLGLNVVPFDVSASSVNKGESLYDTVKTLKSIGVDLCVIRHKKEKFYDDFKGIDISIINGGDGTGNHPSQNLLDLMTIEQEFGKFTGLKVGIVGDIKHSRVANSNAEVLRKLGAKVYFSGPEQWFDEGTIINGTYLSIDDLIKEVDVLMLLRIQHERHDSDEKLKFSTEKYHRQFGLTKERERAMKKNAIIMHPAPINRGVEIDDELVECKRSRIFKQMENGVFARMAILKTALETKGFEFVEKK; encoded by the coding sequence ATGCTCAGAACTGCCGACTTATCCGTAGAAAAAATCAACAAATTGCTTCAGGAAGCCGACGAATTTTCCAAAGGGAAAGTTTTGAAAGCCAAAACTGAAATTTATGTTTCCAACCTATTTTTTGAAGACAGTACCAGAACAAAAACAAGTTTTGATGTCGCTGAAAGAAAGTTGGGACTCAATGTTGTTCCCTTTGATGTTTCTGCAAGCTCTGTAAATAAGGGAGAATCTTTATATGATACGGTTAAAACGCTGAAAAGTATTGGAGTTGATCTTTGTGTGATCCGACACAAAAAAGAGAAATTTTATGATGATTTTAAAGGAATTGATATTTCTATCATCAATGGTGGTGATGGTACTGGAAATCACCCATCGCAGAATCTTTTAGATTTAATGACCATTGAGCAGGAATTTGGCAAATTCACAGGACTGAAAGTTGGTATTGTAGGTGATATTAAACACAGCAGAGTTGCAAATTCTAATGCAGAAGTTTTAAGAAAGCTCGGAGCAAAAGTGTATTTCTCTGGACCGGAACAATGGTTTGACGAAGGCACGATAATTAACGGAACTTATCTGTCAATAGACGATTTAATTAAAGAAGTAGATGTTTTAATGCTATTGAGAATTCAACATGAAAGACATGATAGTGATGAGAAACTAAAGTTCTCTACAGAAAAATACCACCGACAATTCGGTTTAACAAAAGAGCGGGAGCGCGCAATGAAGAAGAATGCAATCATTATGCATCCGGCACCTATCAACAGAGGTGTAGAGATTGATGATGAGTTGGTAGAATGTAAACGTTCCAGAATTTTCAAACAAATGGAAAATGGGGTCTTCGCAAGAATGGCCATACTGAAAACCGCTTTGGAAACAAAAGGATTTGAATTCGTAGAAAAAAAGTAA